One window from the genome of Cucumis melo cultivar AY chromosome 10, USDA_Cmelo_AY_1.0, whole genome shotgun sequence encodes:
- the LOC103489017 gene encoding probable xyloglucan endotransglucosylase/hydrolase protein 33, with translation MGFSRVIMELPLLSFIFLCMLFAVPSCSRYYTAPSVPRLTDLVPRVSTDQCFAKIFGASNIQLRNNGSSVDLTLDKVSGAGLVSRNKYHYGFFSASIKLPSGLTSGVVVAFYLSNADVYPHSHDEIDIELLGHDKRKDWVIQTNIYANGSVKTGREEKFYLWFDPSVKYHDYTIIWNNYHTVFLVDNVPVRELRNSEVFYPSKPMSVFVTIWDGSEWATHGGKYPVDYKHAPYTASFEEMEINGGILTPTATVPSGSKANVSGPDTVEGPEFIELSQQQVDAMDWARRKLMFYSYCKDTSRYKVLPPECK, from the exons ATGGGATTTTCCAGAGTAATAATGGAATTGCCTCTTTTGAGCTTCATCTTTTTGTGCATGTTATTTGCTGTTCCTTCTTGTAGTAGATATTACACGGCTCCGAGCGTCCCACGTTTGACGGATCTCGTTCCTCGTGTCTCAACAGATCAATGCTTTGCTAAGATTTTTGGGGCCTCGAATATCCAACTGAGGAATAATGGGTCCTCTGTCGATCTCACTCTCGACAAAGTTTCTG GCGCTGGTTTGGTCTCAAGAAACAAATATCATTATGGATTCTTCAGTGCTTCAATCAAGCTTCCATCAGGTCTCACTTCAGGGGTTGTAGTGGCTTTTTAT TTGTCGAATGCAGATGTTTATCCCCATTCACATGACGAGATCGACATAGAGCTATTGGGGCATGACAAGAGAAAAGATTGGGTTATTCAAACAAATATTTATGCCAATGGAAGCGTTAAGACTGGAAGAGAAGAGAAATTCTACCTTTGGTTTGATCCCAGCGTGAAGTACCATGATTACACCATCATTTGGAACAACTATCATACAGT GTTTCTGGTGGATAACGTTCCAGTCAGAGAGCTGCGAAATTCTGAAGTGTTCTATCCATCAAAGCCTATGTCAGTTTTCGTCACAATATGGGATGGTTCAGAATGGGCAACTCATGGAGGAAAATACCCAGTTGACTACAAGCATGCACCATATACAGCTTCTTTTGAAGAAATGGAAATCAATGGAGGTATATTAACACCAACAGCAACTGTTCCTTCAGGTTCCAAAGCCAACGTATCGGGCCCAGATACCGTAGAGGGTCCAGAATTTATCGAGCTATCGCAGCAGCAAGTAGATGCAATGGATTGGGCAAGGAGGAAGCTCATGTTCTACTCCTATTGCAAAGATACATCTCGATACAAAGTTCTACCACCAGAGTGCAAATAG
- the LOC103489556 gene encoding U-box domain-containing protein 19: protein MIPRSKDFRRRIMSSPAIRPCECTAPGTLLTSLINLSRTICSYRHKFFGSNKQNAIKLIRQIGILLAFFEELQDRNSDEFSDSIVLVISELHLIFQKILYLLEDCALEGARLFMLMKSEHIANRFRVLIRSVALALEILPLNSMDVSVDVVDYVELVIKQARREKFGNDGEDEEIVNEVKSILSLFDNRIVPDNSKIKRVLDYIGVKSWSLCNKEVKFLDSEIEFEWSNQDKTEVSFLSNLMGLMNYCRCMLFDVVDSEADRQVDECRIETMDCLNPDDFRCPISLEFMFDPVTLVTGQTYERSSIQKWFRAGNLTCPNTGERLKNRELVPNLALRRIIRQYCSKNSIPFPESSKQKPDLTRTIAPGSPIVRNIIMFLAKFLADFLESGTLEEKNRAAFEIKFLSKASLFYRCCLVEIDLIPNLLKLLRSKDNLAQKNAIAAVLNLSKHSKSKKVIAENSGLEAIVHVLMTGYKVESRQFAAGTLFYMASIEKYRKLIAEIPNTLPGLLNLLKDNADRSKKNAMVAIYGLLMHSGNHRKVLSSGAVPLLVNLIETCESEILISDSMEILATLAGKPEGTAAILRSGALNSIMEFLNSCSSITGREYSVSLLVALCLNGGSEVIGVIAKNQTVISSVYSVVSEGTSRGKKKANSLMRVLHEFTELESSNSDSSHLLQDRIVQAW from the coding sequence ATGATTCCAAGATCAAAAGATTTCCGACGACGGATCATGTCGTCTCCGGCAATACGACCATGCGAATGCACGGCTCCTGGGACGTTACTGACGTCTTTGATCAATCTCAGTCGAACAATTTGTAGTTACCGGCACAAATTCTTTGGCAGCAACAAGCAAAACGCCATCAAATTAATTCGTCAAATTGGAATCCTTCTCGCATTCTTCGAAGAGCTTCAGGATCGAAACTCCGATGAATTTTCCGATTCAATTGTTTTAGTGATTTCGGAACTCCATTTAATCTTCCAGAAGATTCTGTATCTGTTGGAGGATTGTGCCCTAGAAGGCGCTCGTTTGTTTATGCTCATGAAATCGGAACACATTGCGAATAGGTTTCGGGTTTTGATCCGATCCGTTGCTTTGGCTTTGGAGATTTTGCCGTTGAATTCGATGGATGTTTCGGTTGATgttgtggattatgtggaattGGTGATTAAGCAAGCACGAAGGGAGAAATTCGGAAATGATGGTGAAGATGAAGAGATTGTCAACGAGGTAAAATCGATTCTTTCGCTATTTGATAACCGTATTGTTCCTGATAATAGTAAAATCAAACGCGTTCTTGATTATATTGGGGTTAAATCATGGAGTTTGTGTAATAAGGAAGTGAAATTTTTGGATTCAGAAATTGAATTTGAATGGTCGAATCAGGATAAAACAGAGGTTTCGTTCTTAAGCAACTTAATGGGTTTGATGAACTACTGTCGATGTATGTTATTCGATGTTGTCGATAGCGAAGCGGATCGACAAGTCGATGAATGTAGAATCGAAACCATGGATTGTTTAAACCCAGATGATTTCCGATGCCCAATTTCGTTGGAGTTCATGTTTGATCCTGTGACACTCGTAACAGGTCAAACTTATGAGCGTTCTTCCATTCAAAAATGGTTTCGGGCTGGAAATTTGACCTGTCCCAATACAGGGGAGAGGTTGAAGAACAGAGAATTAGTCCCGAATTTAGCTCTCCGTCGGATAATTCGACAATACTGTTCTAAAAACTCAATTCCTTTTCCAGAATCAAGCAAACAAAAACCCGATTTAACGAGGACGATTGCTCCGGGCTCTCCCATTGTTAGGAATATCATTATGTTTCTGGCAAAATTTTTAGCTGACTTTCTGGAATCAGGAACGTTAGAAGAGAAGAACAGAGCCGCTTTCGAGATCAAGTTTCTATCAAAAGCAAGTCTTTTTTATCGTTGCTGTTTGGTAGAAATTGATCTAATTCCAAATTTACTCAAGCTTTTGAGATCTAAAGATAATTTAGCGCAGAAGAATGCCATTGCAGCTGTGCTGAATCTTTCAAAGCATTCAAAAAGCAAGAAAGTTATAGCGGAAAACAGCGGATTAGAAGCAATTGTACATGTTTTAATGACGGGCTACAAAGTAGAATCCCGTCAATTTGCTGCCGGTACTCTTTTTTACATGGCTTCCATTGAAAAATACCGAAAACTCATTGCTGAAATCCCCAACACGCTTCCGGGTTTGTTGAATTTACTCAAAGACAATGCAGATCGTAGTAAAAAGAATGCAATGGTTGCAATTTATGGGCTTCTTATGCATTCTGGAAACCACAGGAAAGTGCTCTCCTCTGGAGCAGTTCCATTGTTGGTGAATTTGATTGAAACTTGTGAATCTGAAATTCTGATTTCAGATTCAATGGAGATCCTTGCAACTCTAGCCGGAAAGCCGGAAGGAACCGCAGCGATTTTGCGAAGTGGAGCTTTGAATTCAATCATGGAGTTTTTGAATTCATGTAGCTCAATCACTGGACGAGAGTACTCCGTTTCTTTATTGGTTGCTCTATGCCTTAATGGGGGATCTGAGGTAATTGGTGTTATTGCAAAGAATCAAACTGTGATTTCGTCGGTTTATAGTGTTGTAAGTGAAGGAACAAGTCGAGGGAAGAAGAAGGCCAATTCTTTGATGAGAGTTCTTCATGAATTCACGGAGTTAGAGTCATCAAACTCCGACTCGTCTCATCTTCTTCAAGATCGAATTGTTCAAGCTTGGTAA
- the LOC103489016 gene encoding equilibrative nucleotide transporter 1, which yields MGSSGENIETPLLLPLHLPDNKIPKDSFNLIYITYFILGVSCLLPWNTFITAIDYFSHIYPHTHINRIFSVVYMPVVVSALLSVVFFGRRCDVRIRINLGLGLYVFSLLLMPLLEVFYIRGRVGLFNGFYVSIGAVVLCAVGQALVQSGVVGSAGELPKRYMQAAVSGFAGSGVLVSMLRLVTKALYPRDSEGLRRSAILYFSAVITFVVVSFVWYNSTTKHLIVKHYQNLKNQEKQKKGSLFGSITKSTFWEIYKTIRIYAFGVMCLFVITMSIFPGYVTEDVSSKILKDWYPITLITAYYVLDLIGKSLASFYVMKSSKITMGLCIGRVVFYPLFVGCLHGPKFLRTEIPVIILTCFLGLTNGYLTAVAMISAPKLVSFEHAEVAGILMAMSLVLGVAIGSVLAWFWVI from the exons ATGGGCAGCTCCGGCGAGAATATCGAAACtccccttcttcttcctcttcatctCCCCGATAATAAAATTCCCAAAGATTCCTTCAACTTGATCTACATAACTTACTTCATTTTAGGCGTCAGTTGCCTTCTTCCGTGGAACACTTTCATTACAGCCATCGATTACTTTTCTCACATATACCCTCATACCCACATCAATCGAATCTTCTCCGTCGTTTACATGCCCGTCGTCGTTTCCGCCCTTCTTTCCGTCGTTTTCTTTGGCCGGCGCTGTGATGTTCGAATCCGAATTAACCTTGGCTTGGGTCTCTATGTGTTTTCTCTGCTTTTGATGCCTCTTTTAGAAGTGTTTTACATTAGGGGTCGTGTCGGGTTGTTCAACGGATTCTATGTATCCATTGGAGCCGTCGTGTTGTGCGCTGTGGGACAGGCTCTTGTTCAAAGCGGCGTCGTTGGATCCGCCGGGGAATTGCCGAAGAGATATATGCAAGCTGCCGTCTCTGGCTTCGCTGGCTCTG GTGTGTTGGTGTCAATGCTGAGGTTAGTAACGAAAGCACTGTACCCACGAGACTCCGAAGGCTTAAGGAGAAGCGCAATTCTCTACTTTAGTGCCGTAATTACGTTCGTAGTTGTCTCCTTTGTATGGTACAATTCTACCACCAAACATCTAATTGTGAAGCATTACCAGAACTTAAAGAATCAAGAGAAACAAAAGAAAGGATCTTTATTTGGATCAATAACCAAGTCAACATTCTGGGAAATATATAAAACAATCAGAATCTATGCGTTTGGAGTAATGTGTCTGTTCGTGATAACTATGTCAATATTCCCAGGCTATGTAACGGAGGATGTAAGTTCAAAGATTTTGAAAGATTGGTATCCAATTACATTAATAACTGCCTATTATGTGTTGGATCTGATTGGGAAATCTTTGGCTTCCTTCTATGTTATGAAGAGTTCAAAGATAACAATGGGACTTTGTATAGGGAGAGTTGTATTTTACCCTTTGTTTGTGGGTTGTTTACATGGTCCTAAATTCCTTAGAACTGAGATTCCAGTGATCATTTTGACTTGTTTTCTTGGACTCACCAATGGCTATTTGACTGCTGTTGCTATGATCTCTGCACCTAAATTGGTGTCTTTTGAACATGCTGAAGTTGCTGGGATTTTGATGGCTATGTCTTTGGTTTTGGGAGTTGCCATTGGCTCTGTTCTTGCTTGGTTTTGGGTCATTTAA
- the LOC103504212 gene encoding regulatory-associated protein of TOR 1-like, with translation MAPQKALESIGKTLSVQYERWQPRARYKVQLDPTVEEVKKLCSTCRKYAKTERVLFHYNGHGVPKPTASGEIWLFNKSYTQYIPLPISDLDSWLKTPSIYVFDCSAAGMIVNAFTELHDPSGSTRDCILLAACESHETLPQRAEFPADVFTSCLTTPIKMALRWLFELGCYSSGRGMSSPCCIWCLFPILIIV, from the exons ATGGCACCCCAAAAAGCACTTGAAAGTATTGGAAAAACATTGAGTGTACAGTATGAGAGGTGGCAACCCAGG GCCCGTTATAAAGTTCAGCTGGATCCCACTGTGGAAGAGGTAAAAAAGCTTTGTAGTACATGTCGCAAGTATGCAAAGACTGAACGGGTTCTCTTCCATTATAACGGACATGGTGTTCCAAAGCCAACAGCTAGTGGTGAAATTTGGCTTTTTAACAAG AGTTATACCCAGTATATCCCCTTACCTATTAGTGATCTGGATTCATGGTTGAAGACACCTTCCATTTACGTGTTCGACTGTTCTGCTGCTGGGATGATAGTCAATGCCTTCACTGAG CTTCACGATCCCTCTGGATCAACGAGGGACTGCATTTTGCTTGCAGCATGTGAATCACATGAAACTCTTCCCCAAAGAGCTGAATTTCCTGCAGATGTTTTTACCTCTTGCCTTACAACACCAATCAAGATGGCCTTGAGATG GTTATTCGAGCTCGGTTGCTACAGTTCAGGAAGAGGAATGTCAAGCCCTTGCTGCATTTGGTGCCTGTTTCCAATATTAATAAttgtttga